Proteins co-encoded in one Sus scrofa isolate TJ Tabasco breed Duroc chromosome 14, Sscrofa11.1, whole genome shotgun sequence genomic window:
- the IL31 gene encoding interleukin-31, giving the protein MAPTSVPSPEEQKGIIKELQASVKKVLKDYVSALVISFPNHFRKMPPLGPQGKPNLLSPGARAVDTPQRNGKNGSCWDFCLFCQTNPRLSLLLVPQEEKEKGVQEQERFQIPCLTFNPQSPHNIESSAILPYLRAIKRSFDNDDDIIDIINHLHKLKFQQGPETTVPVPTNSFEGKSFTLSILKAFSKCLTSDFNSHDPRRGQS; this is encoded by the exons ATGGCACCCACCTCTGTGCCATCTCCAGAAGAACAAAAAGGCATAATCAAGGAATTACAGGCCTCAGTGAAGAAAGTTTTGAAAGACTACGTAAGTgcccttgtgatttcttttccAAATCATTTTCGTAAAATGCCTCCCCTTGGTCCCCAGGGGAAGCCTAATCTTTTGAGTCCTGGAGCGAGGGCTGTGGATACACCACAGAGGAATGGGAAGA ACGGTAGCTGTTGGGATTTCTGTCTGTTTTGCCAAACTAACCCTCGCCTGTCGCTCCTCCTTGTTccacaggaagagaaagagaaaggtgtGCAGGAACAGGAGCGGTTCCAGATACCGTGTCTCACTTTCAACCCCCAATCGCCACACAACATCGAGAGCTCAGCCATCCTGCCTTATCTCAGAGCCATCAAGCGTTCGTTCGATAACGACGATGACATAATTGACATCATAAACCATCTCCACAAACTCAAATTTCAGCAGGGGCCAGAAACAACAGTTCCTGTGCCTACAAATAGCTTTGAAGGTAAAAGCTTCACCTTgtctattttaaaagcattttcaaagTGTCTGACATCTGACTTCAATTCCCACGATCCTCGGAGGGGCCAGTCTTGA